ATATTAATTTTAGATGAGCCGACGCGCGGGGTAGATATTGGCGCAAAAACGGAAATCTATAAATTAATGGACGAGCTTACAAAAGAAGGTTATTCCATTATGATGATTTCCTCTGAAATGCCAGAGGTGCTCGGGATGAGTGATCGTATTTTAGTCCTCAGTGAAGGTCGAGTGACCGGGGAATTAAACAGAGGAGAAGCGACACAAGAAAAAATACTTGAGCTTGCAACAGCAAATAAAATCGGGGGGTAAACGATGAGCAATCAAGTAGCTTCAGACAAATTAACGAAAAGCGAACAGAGAACAAAAAAAGTCGCGCACTTTGTCTCTGAATACGGAATTTTACTAGCTTTACTTTTGATGGTTGTCATATTGACGATGTTAAGTCCAAATTTTTTAACGTCTTCTAACCTTTTAAACTTGTTTAGACAAGTTTCGATTAACGCCGTGCTGGCGATTGGCATGACGTTTGTCATTCTCACGAAGGGGATCGATTTGTCGGTCGGATCGATATTAGCGTTATCTGGTATTGTCGCCGCGTCTTTATCGGTAGGGCCCGATTCAAATCTATTGCTCGGTATTATCGCAGGTCTTGCGGTCGGTTTGCTCTTTGGGGCAATCAACGGCGTCGTCGTTTCTAAATTCAAAGTGACACCTTTTATTGCAACATTAGGAATGATGGCAATCGCCAGAGGATTTACGTATATCTACAGTGATGGTCAGCCGATTTCGGGTCTATCAGAGCCTTTTCTTGCCATCGGTTCTGGGTCGTTTCTAGGCATGCCAATTCCCGTCTGGATCGTCATCATTGCCTTTATCATTTGTAGTATCGTGCTTTACAAAACGAAATTTGGTCGTTATGTGTATGCTGTTGGAGGAAACGAAAATGCTACCTTAACGTCAGGGATTAGCGTCAACAAGACGTTAATGTCTGTCTACTGCATTAGCGGTCTGCTTGCCGGACTGGCAGGCGTTATTCTCGCATCTCGTGTATCCTCAGGACTCCCGCAAGCTGGGGTATCTTATGAATTAGATGCAATTGCTGCCGTTGTCATTGGTGGGACAAGTCTTATGGGAGGTCGAGGGCGATTATGGGGCACATTAGTCGGTGCACTCATTATTGGTGTCTTGAACAACGGATTGGATTTATTAGCCGTTTCCTCATATTGGCAGCAAGTCATTAAAGGAACGATCATTATTATTGCTGTGTTAGTTGATCGAAAACGATCTTAATATACGATATCAAGCATTTGATATAAAAACATTTGCAAAAAGGGGAGAATGACCTTGAAAAAGATGAACAAAGCACTTTTGCTCGTTGTCGTTTTAGCAACGATGGTTATTACAGCTGCTTGTGCCAATGAAGGAGGCAGTGCAGAAGGAAGCGAAGGGAAGAACGATGAAGCGGTTAAATTAGGATTTCAAGTGTATGGCTTACGTGGAGAGTACGCAACGAATTTGACAAATGCAATGGAAGCCAAAGCTGAAGAGCTAGGTGTTGAACTCGTCGTCATGGATGGAAATTATGACGTAAGTACAGCCATTTCACAGCTGACAAACTTAGAAACACAACAGGTCGATGCGATAATCGTCAACCCGATCGATGAAGAAGCTTTAAACAACACAGTCAATCAAATTGTTGAGAATGGCACACCCGTATTAGGTGTCAATGCTTTCTTAACAGCGGAAAAATTGACAACCTTTGTTGGCTCTCCAGATGTCATTGCTGGTGAAGAAGAAACGAAGCAGATGGTTGAAGCATTAAATGGTAAAGGCAATGTTGTTATGCTTGAAGGTCCTATCGGACAGACCGGTCAAGTCGGACGCCGGAAAGGGATTGACAACATTTTAGCAGAAAATCCTGACATCAAATTACTTGCTGAGCAAACCGCAAACTGGTCACGCGCTGAAGCATTAAGCACTATGGAAAACTGGATTCAAACATATGGTGATGACATTGACGGCGTTATCGCACAGAATGACGAAATGGCGATTGGAGCGATCAATGCGTTAAACGCTCAAGGTATGAATGACATACCGGTCGTCGGTGTTGACGGTGTTAAAGATGCACTGCAAGCAGTGAAAGAGGGTACGATGATTGCAACTGTGTTCCA
The sequence above is drawn from the Litoribacterium kuwaitense genome and encodes:
- a CDS encoding ABC transporter permease, giving the protein MSNQVASDKLTKSEQRTKKVAHFVSEYGILLALLLMVVILTMLSPNFLTSSNLLNLFRQVSINAVLAIGMTFVILTKGIDLSVGSILALSGIVAASLSVGPDSNLLLGIIAGLAVGLLFGAINGVVVSKFKVTPFIATLGMMAIARGFTYIYSDGQPISGLSEPFLAIGSGSFLGMPIPVWIVIIAFIICSIVLYKTKFGRYVYAVGGNENATLTSGISVNKTLMSVYCISGLLAGLAGVILASRVSSGLPQAGVSYELDAIAAVVIGGTSLMGGRGRLWGTLVGALIIGVLNNGLDLLAVSSYWQQVIKGTIIIIAVLVDRKRS
- a CDS encoding substrate-binding domain-containing protein yields the protein MNKALLLVVVLATMVITAACANEGGSAEGSEGKNDEAVKLGFQVYGLRGEYATNLTNAMEAKAEELGVELVVMDGNYDVSTAISQLTNLETQQVDAIIVNPIDEEALNNTVNQIVENGTPVLGVNAFLTAEKLTTFVGSPDVIAGEEETKQMVEALNGKGNVVMLEGPIGQTGQVGRRKGIDNILAENPDIKLLAEQTANWSRAEALSTMENWIQTYGDDIDGVIAQNDEMAIGAINALNAQGMNDIPVVGVDGVKDALQAVKEGTMIATVFQNAQEQGETVIELAIKAAKGEEIDQKYEIPFELVTKENVDEYLE